In Cynocephalus volans isolate mCynVol1 chromosome 3, mCynVol1.pri, whole genome shotgun sequence, one DNA window encodes the following:
- the ARHGAP11A gene encoding rho GTPase-activating protein 11A isoform X2 has translation MWDQRLVRLALLQQLQAVYGIKVKGGCGQCDRRRHETAATEIGGKIFGVPFNTLPHSVVPEYGHIPSFLVDACTSLEKHIHTEGLFRKSGSVIRLKALKNKLDHGEGCLSSAPPCDIAGLLKQFFRELPEPILPADLHEALFKAQQLGTEEKRKATLLLSCLMADHTVEILRYFFNFLRNVSLRSDENKMNSSNLAVIFAPNLLQTNEGKEKMSANTEKKLRLQAAGMYQILSWKRYQLCWVLMVSVLLHHWKALKKANMKLPVNARESEDKV, from the exons ATGTGGGATCAGAGGCTGGTTAGATTGGCCTTGTTGCAGCAGCTTCAGGCCGTCTATGGCATTAAGGTTAAGGGTGGCTGTGGGCAGTGTGATCGAAGGAGGCATGAAACAGCAGCCACGGAAATAGGG GGTAAAATATTTGGAGTACCTTTTAATACATTGCCCCATTCTGTTGTACCAGAATATGGACACATTCCAAG cTTTCTTGTTGATGCTTGCACATCTTTGGAAAAGCATATTCATACAGAAGGGCTTTTTAGGAAATCAGGATCTGTTATTCGTCTAAAAGCACTAAAG aataaacTGGATCATGGTGAAGGTTGCCTGTCTTCTGCACCTCCTTGTGATATTGCAGGGCTTCTTAAGCAGTTTTTTAGGGAATTACCAGAGCCCATTCTCCCAGCCGATTTGCATGAAGCACTTTTCAAAGCTCAACAGTTAGGAacagaggagaagaggaaagcTACATTGTTGCTCTCCTGTCTTATGGCTGACCACACAGTTGAAATATTAAGATACTTTTTTAACTTTCTCAGGAATGTTTCTCTTAG GTCCGATGAGAATAAGATGAATAGCAGCAATCTTGCAGTAATATTTGCACCAAATCTTCTTCAGAcaaatgaaggaaaggaaaagatgtCCGCTAATACAGAAAAAAAGCTACGATTACAGGCTGCA GGCATGTACCAGATTTTATCTTGGAAAAGATACCAGCTATGTTGGGTATTGATGGTCTCTGTGCTACTCCATCACTGGAAGGCTTTGAAGAAGGCGAATATGAAACTCCCAGTGAATGCAAGAGAAAGCGAAGACAAAGTGTAG